The genomic window CCGCTTCGGCCCGAGGCCGTGATCGAGCGAGACAGCGAGATCTAGCGACCCTTCCAGACCGGCGTACGTTTCTCGCGGAACGCGGCGACACCCTCTTTGGCGTCTTCACTCGAGAAGACGCCGGTCGAGTACTTCATCTCGGTCTCCAGCGCCGTCATGAGGTCGACCATCGTGCTTCTCTTCGCGGACTCCTTGCAGGCGCGGACGGCGAGCGGGCCGTTCAGACAGATCGTGTCGGCCCACTCGCGGGCGCGGGCCATCACCTGGTCGCGCGGGACGACCGCGTTCACGAGGCCCATTTGCAGGGCGCGCTCCGGCGTGACGCGTTCGGCGAGGAGGAGGACTTCCATCGCGTTGCACCAGCTGAGCTGGCGGGCGCTGTGGACGGTCGAGCCGCCGCCCGGGAATAGGCCGCGTCTTGGCTCGGTGAGCTGGATGAACGTGTCGTCGGCGATGACGCGGAGGTCCGTGTTCCACATCATCTCGAGTCCGCCCGCGGCGCAGATGCCGTTTACCGCGGCGATTACCGGTTTGTAGAGTTCGAACTTCTGGCCGTCGCGTGTTTCGGCGCCGTCACGCAGGACGGCGACGAGGCTGTCGGAGAAGCTGTAGTTCTCGCCTTCTTCGATCTGCTTGGAACCGCCTTCGCGCAAGGCCTGCGCGCGTTCGGTGACCTGGGTGATGAACTTCTTCAGGTCGGCGCCGACGCAGTAGACGTCTCCGGTGCCGGTCAGGATCGCGACGAACGCGTCGTCGTCGTCCCGATACCGAATCCAGCCATCGGCGAGTTGGCCGAAGTGCTCGAGGTCGAGCGAGTTGCGCGCCTCGGGTCGGTCGATCGTGATGGTGACGACGTGGCCGTCCTTCTCGTAATGAATCGCCATGGGGCACGAGCATCGCGGCGACCTCCGGGACTGTCAAGCGGCTGGCGACCGGGGCACGGGGGCGGTACGAACGAAGGATGGGTCTCGTTGACGTTCACGCGCACCTCACCCACCCGAAGCTTGCCGGACAGGAAGCGGAGGTTCTGCAGCGCGCCCGGGATGCCGGCGTCGCCGCGATCATCGCGAATGGGTTGAATCCGGAT from Candidatus Binatia bacterium includes these protein-coding regions:
- a CDS encoding enoyl-CoA hydratase-related protein, coding for MAIHYEKDGHVVTITIDRPEARNSLDLEHFGQLADGWIRYRDDDDAFVAILTGTGDVYCVGADLKKFITQVTERAQALREGGSKQIEEGENYSFSDSLVAVLRDGAETRDGQKFELYKPVIAAVNGICAAGGLEMMWNTDLRVIADDTFIQLTEPRRGLFPGGGSTVHSARQLSWCNAMEVLLLAERVTPERALQMGLVNAVVPRDQVMARAREWADTICLNGPLAVRACKESAKRSTMVDLMTALETEMKYSTGVFSSEDAKEGVAAFREKRTPVWKGR